The following nucleotide sequence is from Schistocerca serialis cubense isolate TAMUIC-IGC-003099 chromosome 4, iqSchSeri2.2, whole genome shotgun sequence.
CATGAACACCCTGGTAAGTACTGCTACAGTAACTAGTCTGCATTCATTCTATTTCTGTACTGTGAAGACGTACATTGTGTGTACTGTAATTGACAACTATCATCATCATTTGGCATTTGCCCTACAGATCGTTCTGAGCGCCGTCCTGGCCGTGGCAGTGGCTACCCCTGGCTACCTGGGTGCCGCCCCCGCCGCAGTCGTCGCCCCCgctgcctacgccgcccccgcggtGGTGGCCGCCCCCGTGCACGCCGGCTACGCCGCCTACGGCCCCGCCCCCGTCGCGGTGCGCTCCGACGGCTACCTGCTGGACACTCCTGCCGTCGCCGCCACCAGGGCCGCCCACCTGACCGCCGTCGCCCAGACTCAGGCCCGCGACGCCGTCATCAACGGCGCCGCCCTCGCCTACGCCGCCCGCGCTTACGCCGCCCCTGCTGTGGCGTATGCCGCCTCCGCCCCTCTGGCCTATGCCGCCCCCGGTGCTCTTGCCGCCGCCGCCCACCTCCACGCTAAGGCTGCTCTCCTGGGCTGAAATGTCTTCCTGTACTTCTACTCCTTCACTAAAATAAAGAAAAcctaaaaaaaagtgtttcattgttgCGTTTACTTCCCTTAGCTTCGTAATATCTGATATTATTATTTAAAAGAAAAGCAGTAGACAAGAAGGGAACGAGACAAGGTTTACAATATACCAATAGTATCCAATCTGTACGTAGATAAATCAGGGAAATGGAAAGTAAGAAAGATTCTTAATTTCACGAAGAAAAAATAAATCCTATTGGTTTGGCTAATAGCTTTGCCAATATGTTAGAGACGAAAAAAGACAGGAAATATTAGTTAAGTGttatggactgtgtcttgaaaagaggttatgagaTGAAATTCAACTAAGGTAGAACAGTGATGAAAGAATGCAAACAATTTAAAACTGATGATGCTGTAGGATTTGCATCACTCAATGAAgtactaaaaataaaatatataactgAATAGAAGGAAAAGCGTTCCATAAAACGAAGAAATTGTTAAAAACGAATGTAAATTAATGTATTAAGAGATCTTTCCTCAATGtatcattccttaattgttttcacatcaggtggatcacatttaaacacacgacgataatttctttgcacattaTAGCCGTTTTTGTATCTGCAAACAacattcattcaatttgatggtaatactgtcttcctctgctcttggttgacatgtttctcttttaataatattccataaaattaaaacaatttggaatattattaaaagagaaacagatcaaccaagagcagaggaagacagtattaccatcaaattgaatgaaaattttacgaacaaaaagtcagaagttgaaaatatttttaataatcattttctaaatgttgtggatatagtaggatccaggtgttcattagaagatgctaggctgttaatggaagaggccatacctatgcaatttgatacaattgaaatctcacccacttctccctctgaaattaggaaaataataaacttgcttaaaagcaaaaactcacatggaattgatggcatttccagcaaaatactaaaagcttcttctcaacagataagtaagattctcagccacctgtgtaatagctctctggaacagggcattttccctgatagactgaaatacgctattgttatacctttgcataaaaagggggatagatctgatgtcaacaattaccatccaatctcccttctaacagctttatccaaaatttttgagaaagtaatgtattcaagagtagcttcacatatctgtaaaaatgaagtactaacaaaatgtcagtttggtttccagaaaggtttttcaacataaaatgccatatatgctttcaccagtcaaattttgaatgatctgaataaccgagcaccacccattgggattttttgtgatctctcaaacgcttttgattgtgtaaatcatgaaattctgctagacaagctcaagtattgtggcatgagtgggacagtgcacaaatggtttaattcgtacctaactggaagagtgcagaaagttgaaataagtagttctcgtaacatgcaaagatcagcacattcctcaaactggggaactatcaagaatggggttccacaagggtcagtcttgggtcctttgttgttcttattatatattaatgacttgccattctatattcatgaagaggcaaagttagttctctttgctgatgatacaagtatagtaatcacacctgacaaacaagaattaactgatgaaattgtcaatactgtctttcagaaaattactaagtggttccttgtaaacggactctcactgaattttgataagacacagtacatacagttccgtacagggaatggtatgacaccattaataaatatagaccttaatcagaagcatatagctaaggtagaatattccaaatttttaggtgtgtccattgatgagagattaaattggaagaaatacattgatgatctgctgaaacatttgagttcagctacttatgcaataagggtcattgcaaattttggtgataaacatcttagtaaattagcttactacgcctattttcactcattgctttcatatggcatcatattttgggggatttcatcactgaggaataaagtatttattgcacaaaagcgtgtaatcagaataatagctggagtccacccaagatcatcctgcagacatttatttaaggatctagggatattcacagtagcttctcagtatatatactctcttatgaaatttgttattaacaacgaaaaccaattcaaaagtaatagcagtgtgcataactacaatactagcagaaaggatgatcttcactattcaagattaattctaactttggcacagaaaggggtgaattatactggcactaaagtctttggtcacttaccaaatagtatcaaaagtctgacagataaccaacaagtatttaagaagaaattaaaagaatttctgaatgacaactccttctactccatagaggaatttttagatataaattaaggaaaaataacacaaaaaataaagttgttatattaacttaagtatgttgttaaattaacctaattatgtcatgtattggaaaattcgactcgttccacatcattacgaaatatcgtattcatgacccatggaactagtattaatctaatctaatctaatctaagctactgcttgcgcgcgctgctgtggagtcgccattttaacttcatgcgaccatgctgcactctggcgacgatacatGGCACTTCTGACGCACGAATATAAATTGTTTGAGATGCTCTAAAAtgcggtgcatttttcattgtcgtatctacttgCTTTTTCTATCCTGGGTCCTTCggagaggtttgagtgggacaccctgtatttggcTCGAGTGTATCATTGTATGAAAGTAAACTGTTTGATAGCTGCTAAGTAGCAGGGAAATTGTTGGACAGAAATAATCACAGGCAACTATAGACGACATGAAAAACATTATATACGTAACAGAGAAGGAATGActtatttataacgaaaaatggtacagatttcaccacatgggaatGCAGGATAACTTTCTTGTTTGTGACAGATCAGACTCCCAACATAAATGTCGATAtaggactctcagtaaggaatgtGGCCTCCACGGGCACTAATACACATCTTGCACTTGTTGTTCATGTCTGTATCTAACTGTTGGGAACTTCTTAGCTGATATTGTCCTCCCCTCTCTCTGGGAGGTTTTCAGTTCTAGCACGGCTCGGGGAGAGATGTTAAATGAGAAACACGGCTGCTAAGAGCATCCCAGGAATGCGCTATAGGGTTTAGGGCTTGGGAGTACGCAGGCCATTCAATACATCCACCATCATCACTTGCCATTGTGTTCGGCATCTCAGAGATCCTATGTGGCCAGGCACTATATTCCAGAATAATCTCCTTGCAGaaccgctgtgctataaggataCCTTGCGCAAAAACAGACAGGGCTGTTCGGTCATTGCGCATAATGGCTGCTCATGGCATGGTGTCtagatcagccggccgctgtgaccgagcggttctaggtgcttcagtccggaaccgcgctgctgctacggtcgcagtttcgaatcctggctcgggcatggatgtgtgtgatgcccttaggttagttaggtttaagtagtttaagtgtaggggactgataacctcagatattaagtcccatagtgtttggatCCATTTTTTGTGTCTAGGTCATACTAGTAAGGTTCATGAACTTTCTGTGGCCAGAAGCACTTGCCACCAAGAAGCAGGATCGTCAGAGATCGCCGACTAAGATGCTCTCTACACCAACGAATTCTTTCTCGACGATGGCGTGGTCGAAGTAGGATACCTTTAACAGGCTTCTAAGCATGCAATCCGACCTGATTCAGTCTCCTAGAGATGGTTCTGGCAGAGACATGTGTGGCGGTAGTGGTTGCAAGATCTTCTACGATGTGCCTAGGAGTGAGGTGTCTGGCCCTTTTCACCATTCGGGCTACTTTTAGATCCTCTTGCGGTGTGGTGGTCCGTTTAAGACTATTAGCCAGCTTTCGCACTGCATCTGAATCTTGAGCGGCCTTTTTTAAATCGAGAGTTGACTCTTTTGCACGCAACAATTACAGTGGCAACAGTGGGGGCACTGACCAACTTCGAGCCGTCCACGACAGTAAGCATTCAAATGTCGTCTTGTAAAGATGCCGTACAATACGGAATGTCACACTAATCGGTGTCACAACAATCTTTGTAAAACACTGTGCTGGATGAAGTTAGCGAATGCACAGTCTTCAATGCATTTAGAAAGTCCCGCCCCTCTGCTATCAATTTGATCTCGAAAAGGTTACCAGCGTGACTGCTTATACTGTACACCTATAGAAAACCAAAAGCGCACGCCAATTAGACATGTGACGTTACTTACACGGTTCGTAGTTCTGTTATCTCTTCCCGTTAGGAACTACATGTTTAACGTTACATAAAACCCGATTTCCTTAATAAATCCTCAAGCTGCAGACAATGTTGGATTTATAACACATCTTTGGAGGGAATGGTGAAATCTCTTCCACTCCCATTCACGTACGGAGCGACGGAAAAATTTTGTAAGTGGGCTTTCTCGGGGCAGTGTCTGTCTTCGGATGTCTGCCAGTTCTGTTCTTTGTCTCATGGGTCAATGAAATCTGGTACTATTCGTACTGCTCATCTAGTCGTAATTGAAAGGACACCCACTCATTTAAGAAATATTCTAGGATATGCGACACAGGTGTTTTTTTATGGCCggtggctgtggccgagcggttttatgcgcttcattccggaaccgtgttgctgctacggtcgcaggttcgaatcctgcctcgggcatggatgtgtgtcatgtccttaggttagttaggttaaagtagttcgaagtctagtggactgatggcctcagatgataagtcccatagtgcttacagccatttgatcgatttttttgttttgttttttgtgcagtctcttttgtagactcaTTGGGCTTCCCTAGTGGTCTGTCAGTAAATCGAAGTCTGCTACCTGATTTCCCTACGACTGAGATTATGtgaccgttccatttcatatccctgcaaagtgttacatccaggtatttgcacGAGTTGAtcatttacaattttctgtacTCTTGAGGGCCCGAGGCGGATTTTCTCTCTTGCAGAGACATtacacctcctaacatcgtgtcaggCCTTCTTTGGCCCGGCGTAtgcagcaacacgacatggcagggactcaacaagttactggaagtcacctgcagaaatattgagccatgctgcctctaattgCCTTGCGTCCCTAATTGCCAAGATGTTGCacgggcaggattttgtgcagaaaGTGACCTCTCGACTATGATGCATAAATGTTCAATAAGATTCTGTCGGCCGATCTGGGCGGCTAAATCATTGCCTCGAATTATCCAGTATGTTCACCAGACCATCGCGAATGAATGTCGCTCAGTGAAATGGCACACTGTCCTCCACAAAATTTCCATCATTATatgcgaacatgaagtccaagaatggctgcaaattgtctgcaAGTATCCGAACACATCCAgtacccagtctattccatgtaaacacaccatcacagagcccggcactagcttgcacagtgctttgttgacagcctgagtccatggcttcgttgtgtccgcaccacagtcgaaccctaccatcatctgttaccaactgaaatcgggactcatctgacaacgcCACGGTTTTGCAGTGGTCTAGGGTCTAATGGATATAGTCAAGAGCTCAGGAGTGGCTCTGCAGGTGATACCGTGCTGTTAGTAAagccactcgcgtcagtcgtctggtgCCATACCCCAATAAAGTCAAATTTcgtcgcattgtcctaatggatatgttggCCGTACGTCTACcattcatttctgcagttaatTCACGCGGTGTTGATTGACTGTTAGCAAtgccaactctacacaaacgccgctgctctcggtcgttaagtgaagcccgtcggccatTGAGTTTTCCATGGttagaggttgttgttgtggtcttcagtactgagactggtttgatgcagctctccatgctactctatcctgtgcaagcttcttcatctcccagtacttactgaaacctacatccttctgaatctgcttagtgtattcatctcttggtctccctctacgatttttaccctccacgctgccctccaatgcaaaatttgtgattccttgatgtctcaaaacatgtcctaccaacctatcccttcttctagtcaagttgtgccacaaacttctcttctccccaatcctactcaatacctcctcattagttacgtgatctacccaccttatcttcagcattcttctgtagcaccacatttcgaaagcttctattctcttcttgtccaaactagttaacgtccatgtttcactgccatacatggctacactccatacaaatactttcagaaacgacttcctgacacttaaatctatactcgatgttaacaaatttctcttcttcagaaacaattcccttgccattgccagtctacattttatatcccctctacttcgaccatcatcagttattttactccctaaatagcaataaaaggagtatatagagggtttatacaagggcaatgtacttgaggacaatattatggaaatggaagaggatgtagatgaagatgaattgggagataagatactccgtgaagagtttgacagagcactgaaagacctgagtcgaaacaaggccccgggagtagacaacattccattagaactactgatggccgtgggagagccagtcctgacaaaactctaccttctggtgagcaagatgtatgagacaggcgaaatacccacagacttcaagaagaatataataattccaatcccaaagaaagcaggttttgacacatgtgaaaattaccgaactatcagtttaataagtcacagctgcaaaatactaacgcgaattctttacagacgaatggaaaaactggtagaagcggacctcggggaagatcagtttggattccgtagaaatgttggaacacgtgaggctataccatccttacggcttatcttagaagaaagattaagaaaaggcaaatctacgtttctagcatttgtagacttagagaaagcttttgacaacattaactggaacactctctttcaaattctgaaggtggcaggggtaaaatacagggagcgaaaggctatttacaatttgtacagaaatcagatggcagttataagagtcgaggggcataaaagggaagcagtggttgggaaaggagtgagacagggctgtagcctctccccgatgttattcaatctgtatattgagcaaacagtaaaggaaacaaaagaaaaattcggagtaagtattaaaatccatggagaagaaataagaactttgaggttcgccgatgacattgtaattctgtcagagacagcaagggacttggaagagcagttgaacggaatggacagtgtcttgaaaggaggatataagatgaacatcaacaaaagcaaaacgaggataatggaatgtagtcaaattaaatcgggtgatgctgaggggattacattaagaaatgagacacttaaagtagtaaaggagttttgttatttagggagtaaaataactgatgatggtcgaagtagagaggatatataatgtagactggcaatggcaaggaaatcgtttctgaagaagagaaatttgttaacatcgagtatagatttaagtgtcaggaagtcgtttctgaaagtatttgtacggagtgtagccatgtatggaagtgaaacatggacgataaccagtttggacaagaagagaatagaagctttcgaaatgtggtactacagaagaatgctgaagataaggtgggtagatcacgtaactaatgaggaggtattgaataggattggggagaagagaagtttgtggcacaacttgactagaagaagggatcggttggtaggacatgttttgaggcatcaagggatcacaaatttagcattggagggcagcgtggagggtaaaaatcgtagagggagaccaagagatgaatacactaagcagattcagaaggatgtaggttgcagtaggtactgggagatgaagaagcttggacaggatagagtagcatggagagctgcatcaaaccagtctcaggactgaagaccactacacaattagcaaaactcctttactactttaagtggttagaggtaatgcgtgaaatacggtattctcggcacactcttaacactgtggatctcagaatactgaattcgttAACATTTCCGAACTGTAATTCCCATacgcctagctccaactaacattgcgTCCTTgaagtctgttaattaccatcgtgcggccataaccacgttaGAAATCTTTTCCCTGTAGAAATCTTTTCGCAtgtatcatctgagtacaaatgactgctcttttgtaccttctgtattcgatagttccgtcatctgtatatgtagaTATATCGCTTCCCATGACATTTCTCACCTCACTGTAAGCTGTGATGTAAAAATATGAGCGATTTGGATTTGTCAGCGtataattccaactgtgactcgttgatattatatGATATGACTATTTTTCGTTTTGGTAAAGGCACGATTTcacgtttttgaacatttaaagcaagttgccaatctttgctccactttgaaatcttacaaaGGTattactgaatatttgtgcaccttCTTTTCAGATATTACTTTATTGTAGGTTACTGCATCACCTTCGAGAAGTCTGAAGACACAATTAATATTGTCCGCATTGCCAATATTAGGCTCGCAAAGAGCAGACAACAGTATTTGTGATAATAATTCAGTGAAGCTGATTCAGATGCAGTGCTTCTTTACCGACAAAAAGTGAAACTATAAATGTATTGAAGCCAAAGGTTACTCGGATATTCAAATGCTTTATATAAtaagtcccccccatgaaccatggaccttgccgttggtggggaggcttgcgtgcctcagcgatacagatggccgtaccgtaggtgcaaccacatcggaggggtatctgttaagaggccagacaaacatgtggttcctgaagaggggcagcagccttttcagtagttgcaggggcaacagtctggatgattgactgatctggccttgtaacattaaccaaaacggccttgctgtgctggtactgcgaacggctgaaagcaaggggaaactacagccgtaatttttcccgaggacatgcagctttactgtatgattaaatgatgatggcgtcctcttgggtaaaatattccggaggtaaaatagtcccccattcggatctccgggcggggactactcaagaggacgtcgttatcaggagaaagaaaactggcattctacggatcggagcgtggaatgtcagatcccttaatcggggaggtagattagaaaatttaaaaagggaaatggataggtttaagttagatatagggggaattagtgaagttcggtggcaggaggaacaagacttttggtcaggtgaatacagggttataaatacaaaatcaaatagggttaatgcaggagtaggtttaataatgaataaaaaaataggagtgcgggttagctactacaaacagcatagtgaacgcattattgtggccaagatagacacaaagcccatgcctactacagtagtacaagtttatatgccaactagctctgcagatgatgaagaaattgatgaaatgtatgacgagataaaagaaattattcaggtagtgaagggagacgaaattttaatagtcatgggtgactggaattcgtcaataggaaaagggagagtaggaaacatagtaggtgaatatggattggggggaagaaatgaaagaggaagccgccttgtagaattttgcacagagcataacttaatcatagctaacacgtggttcaagaatcatgaaagaaggttgtatacctggaagaatcctggagatactaaaaggtatcagatagattacataacggtaagacagagatttaggaaccaggttttaaactgtaagacatttccaggggcagatgtggattctgaccacaatctattggttatgaactgcagattgaaactgaagaaactgcaaaaaggcggcaatttaaggagatgggacttggataaactgaaagaaccagaggctgtagagagtttcagggagagcataagggaacaattgagaggaatgggggaaagaaatacagtagaagaagaatgggtagctctgagggatgaagtagtgaaggtagcagaggatcaagtaggtaaaaagacgagggctaatagaaatccttgggtaacagaagaaatattgaatttaattaatgaaaggagaaaatataaaaatgcagtaaatgaagcaggcaaaaaggaatacatacgtctcaaaaatgagattgacaggaagtgcaaaatggctaagcagggatggctagagtacaaatgtaaggatgtagaggcttgtctcactaggggtaagatagatactgcctacaggaaaattaaagaggcatttggagagaagagaaccacttgtatgaatatcaagagctcagatggcaacccagttctaagcaaagaaaggaaggcagaaaggtggaaggagtatatagagggtttatacaagggcgatgtacttgaggacaatattatggaaatggaagaggatgtagatgaagatgaaatgggagataagatactgcgtgaagagtttgacagagcactgaaagacctgagtcgtaacaaggccccgggagtagacaacattccgttagaactactgatggccttgggagagccagtcataacaaaactccaccatctggtgagcaagatgtatgacacaggcgaaatacccacagacttcaagaagaatataataattccaatcccaaagaaagcagatgttgagagatgtgaaaattacagaactatcagtttaataagtcacagctgcaaaatactaacgcgaattctttacagacgaatggaaaaactggtagaagcggacctcggggaggattagtttggattccgtcgaaatgttggaaaacgtgaggcaatactaaccttacgacttatcttagaagaaagagtaagaaaaggcaaacctacg
It contains:
- the LOC126473804 gene encoding cuticle protein 16.5-like isoform X22; its protein translation is MNTLIVLSAVLAVAVAKPGYLGAAPAAVVTPAAYAAPAVVAAPVHAGYAAYGPAPVAVRSDGYLLDTPAVAATRAAHLTAVAQTQARDAVINGAALAYAARAYAAPAVAYAASAPLAYAAPGALAAAAHLHAKAALLG